From a single Candidatus Tanganyikabacteria bacterium genomic region:
- the groES gene encoding co-chaperone GroES has product MATAIATQIRPLGDRVVVKVIKQEKTAGGIVLPETAQEKPQLGEVIAAGPGRLDEKGNRMPMDVKKGDRILFAKYAGTEVKLEGEEYLLLSEKDVLGIVE; this is encoded by the coding sequence ATGGCTACTGCCATCGCGACTCAGATCCGTCCCCTGGGCGATCGCGTCGTCGTCAAGGTCATCAAGCAGGAAAAGACGGCCGGCGGGATCGTGCTCCCCGAGACGGCTCAAGAGAAGCCTCAGCTAGGCGAAGTGATCGCCGCCGGCCCCGGCCGCCTGGATGAGAAGGGCAACCGCATGCCGATGGACGTCAAGAAGGGCGATCGCATCCTGTTCGCCAAGTACGCCGGCACCGAGGTCAAGCTCGAAGGCGAGGAGTACCTTCTCCTGTCCGAGAAGGACGTCCTCGGTATCGTCGAGTAG